Genomic DNA from Methanofollis sp. W23:
CTCGATATACCTGATATCGTTGTTATGTACACAACCAAACAACATCTTCTTTTTGACACTGTGCGCCAGGCGGACTGACCGGGAGATCGCCGCCATGGTGAGTGTTGTCCCGGCCGGGAGGGCGTGGGCGAGCATGAGGGAGTGCTTGACCCCCCCGCCATAGACCCTGAAATGGTGCCCGAACTTGTACCCCGTCTTTGGGGCATAGCCGCGCCGGCGGAGGTCGGTGTAGAGCGCGGTCTTCTCGGTGATCTCGCTGTCCACCTCGGCGGCGACTGCCTGGTAGGCCTCGCGACCGAGGGGGGTGCCCTTCTCGGTGAGCGCAAGTCTCCCCTCGTCCATGAGATAGAGCACCTCGGCCGGGGAGAGCATCACCCGCTCGTGGTCGAGAGGTTTGCCATAGCCCTCCATGTCGATCCAGGGGGCGGTGTCGGTCCTGACCAGGGCGACGGGACCGAAGGCCTCGCCGCGGGTCGTCTCTTTCCCGGCCGGGGTCTCGTCCTCAGGTCCGGCAATATGGTCGACCTTCACCTCATAGTAGGTGAGTTCGCCCTCGTCGTCGACGGCGGCGATGAGATAGGTCTTGCGCATATTCCCGGCAGTCTCCACCTCGGCGGTGACACGGACAAAGTCGACGAGGTCGCGCTCGGCAAGCACCCGCACCAGATAATAGGACTGTCCCTTGCCAGGACGCTCACCACGCCGAAAGACCCTGAAGTCATGCGGCCCGGTCTGGAGGGCGTAGCCCCGTTCCCGCAGATCGCGGTAGACAAGGTATCGCCTGAAGAAGACCGGGTCCTCTGAGAGTTCCTGCAGGAGCCTCTCGAAGTCGTAGCCGGGCAGTTCGATCCGCCTGCGCACCAGGAGGTAGAGCCCCTCCTCCGGAGCAAGGCGGAGTTTCCCCTTGCCAGGCCGGCCGTAGCCCCCGCTCTCATAGAGAGAGAGCCCGTCCTGCCCGAGCCAGAGCCAGGTACCGTCAAATCTCGCCTTCACGTAAGGAGAGTACTGGGGGGGCAGGGGTTAAATAGGATAGGGAATTGCCAGACTGCGGGCGGGCGTCTCTTTTCTCCGAGCGGCAGGTGGATATACCGGTGGGCGCGGCCGCAACAGGCAGGCCGGCGAAAAATCCTCCTGCCCTCTCCTCTTGCATGCCACACAATTCTTGTGATATATTAATCTGATCATATCGTTAAAATTTCCATATTCACAGATTCTGCGATAAATCCTCGGCCTTGCCAGGCCGACTGCCATGCCGCCACCCCATCACCTTTATACCCCACAGGTCAACCGCGATCCAAGGGACGATCATCCATGAACCTGAGACTACCTGACCTCAAAGCCAGATATTTCGTGGCCATCGGCCTCGTCATCTGTTCGCCAGTGCTCTTCACCTATATGGCCTGGGAGGGACAGACCACCTCCACCACCACCCTCGCCGTCGAAGGGGCGCCCGGGGGCGTGATCTTCATCGCCGACCCGCACCTGAAGGAGAGCAACCTCGACCATGTGAGAGGGATGATCCAGGAGATCAATGCCATGCACCCCTCGGTCGTGCTCATCGGTGGGGACTTCGTCTATGGAGAAGACCCCGACCTCTCACTCCAGCAGGTCTGGCGTGAGGTCGACGCCCCGGTCTACGCCGTACTCGGCAACCATGATTATAAGTCAGGAGTGAGCGCGGTCAGCGGGATGCAGAAGGTGCTGGCAATCTCAGGGACCGACCGGAGCGTGGACGGCTACGACATGAGCATGCTCAGGGACGAGACCACCGACACCGAACTTGCCGACGACCTGACCGCAGAACTTGAGAGCGCCGGGGTCCATGTGCTGCGAAACGAGTACGTGGACCTCGACGTCGACGGCACCCCGCTGCGGATCGTCGGCGTCGACGACGGATGGGCGGGGATGGCAGACCCCCCTGACCTCCCCGAGAGCGACGCCTTCACCATCTACCTGATCCACGAGCCAGAGTGCCGGGCAGACTGGGAGGCCGACCTCATCCTCGCAGGCCACACCCATGGCGGTCAGATCATGCTCCCTGGCGTGAAGGAGTTGAATGATGCCGGGTATCTGGAACTTTCAGGACTCTTCCAGAAGGACGAGACCCCCCTCTATGTCAGCCGCGGGATCGGGACCTCGAACCTGCAGACCGACCTGCGCCTGAACGATCCCCCCGAGATCGTGGTGATCGCCCCGGCCCCTGAAGGGATGGAAGTGCGGGCAGGATAGGGCCATTGAACAGGAGAAGGGCGGCACCACCCTCACCAGGATCTTTTTTGGCTCTTTAGAAATTTTTCATCCGAACACGTGCATCATGGGGTTGATCCTCTCGCCCCGCGCACACATGATAGGCAGAGGACAGAATCCCCGAGACCATCCCAAAACTCTCTGGGCCTCCTCCTTCCAGAAGATAACAGCAGATATCATGAGGTGTTCTTCCGCTTTTCGGTGTGCCCCCATGCGTTCATACCTTCCCACACCTTCACGCCGGGGGCGTTGCCCCCGGCGAGATTCATGAGGGAAGGCGGGAAGATCACGCGTGCACCCATAAAGGGTGAGGGTTTCTACAGAGCCAGAATTTCAGGAAAGAAAGGCTTCAGTTCAAGGCGATGGTCAGGCCTCAGGGAGTCTTGAGATATGCTCAATAAATACAGACTGTTCTATCACGTTCACAGAAGCCGTCCCCTCTTCCCGTCATCTCTCTCCATCTCCGGGACCAGTATAACGCAACCCAGGAGATCATGAGAATCGTTCGAGGCGATCTCTTGTAAAATACAAAGAAAAAACTACCAGAACCCGGACCTGGGGCATCTCTATACCTGATGGCTGCAGACTTAGACGACACAGGAACACTATGGATACTCAGAGATTTCACCCCTATCTGGTGCTACTCGCCCTGGTGGCCGGAGCGATCGCCGTGGTCGTCGGGTTCTCCGGCAACCCACAGAACGACCTGGGGCTCTTCTTCTCCGCAGGTGCCGAAGCGGCCCCGATCTTTCTGATCGCCACCCTGGCATTCCTTGCCCTCGACCGCCCGCGCCTGCGGCCGGTGGTCATGGTGCTCACCGCCCTCTTTGTCCTGGGGCTTGCACTCGTCAGCTGGATCTTCTCCATCGCCCCCTGGTTCAGCGTCATGGACGCCTCGGAGTTCCCGATAGAGGCTGCAGTGCCCCTCCTGGCCGGGTTCTTCCTCGCGTCCGGTGCGGCCGTGCTCTGTCTCCTCCTCTATTCGATGCGGCTCAGGCGAGCCCTTGCCAGGTGGGTCCCGATCGACCCTGAGAACTTTGTCCATACCACGGCCTTTGTCGTGGTCGCAGCCCTTGCCCTCATGCCCCTCATCCCCCTCCTGGTCATCGGGCACCCGCCGCTCGTCGACCTCATCGGCGATCCTTCCATGTCATTTAATCTCAGTCCGTCTGAGGCGGCGAAGACCAATCTCTATGGATTGGTCTGGACCCTCGGCGGGGCGTTCCTTGCAGTAGGGCTCTTTGTAAAGCGTTCCCTCCCCGAGACCCTCGACCGTCTCGGCCTGGTCAGGCCCACCCTCCGTTCCTTCCTCTTTGCCGTGGCGGTGGGGCTTGGCCTGGTCCTGGTCTTCGGAGTAGTGGACCATGTCATCGTCGCAGTCTGGGAATATTTCGGGTGGTATGTCACCGACGAGGCCTACACCGAGGCGCTCTTTAGTGCATATCTCACCCCGGTCACGGCGGTCGTGGCGGCGATCGTCGCCGGGGTCGGGGAAGAGGTGGCGGTCCGCGGGGTGCTCCAGCCGCGCTTTGGGATCCTCATCTCGGCCCTGGTCTTTGCCTCCCTTCACGCCTACCAGTACGCCTGGGACGGTGTCCTCTCGGTCTTCCTGGCCGGTCTGGTCTTCGCCCTCCTGCGGGCCAGGACGTCCACCACGGTCAGCGCCGTCACCCATGCCACCTATGACCTGGTCCTCTTCTCCATCATGATCATGGGGATCGGCGGGATCTGATCTCCTTCTCAGGGGGATTCCTGGCCATGGGATCAGAGAATCTTTTTTCTTTTTTGACATTGTAGAATCTGGCATAAACCGCGGGCTCACGCGTACGCGATGAAGGTACCCGGTGGACCCATGCTCCCCCTTCTGAGCAGGGACACCACAGGAAAACACTGTTTCATTACCGCCCCGCCCATCCTATCCTCATCATGGGGGTCCAAGAAGATGGAGGAAGGCATGATGAACAGGCATGCCTCGCGGTCGCCGGGTTCCTCTCGTACCTCCGCGACCTGCGGCCAAGGACGCCTGACCCAGAAGAAGATCGGGTTCGCCTTTGGTTCGCACGGCGGCCACGGCGGGGCGGGGGACCAGATCACCGGCGACCTGAAGACCACCGGGATCGAGGTGGTCGAAGGCGGCATGGAGGTCTATTTCAAACCTGATACCGACGAGCGGGAGGCATGCTACCAGGCGGGCCTCGCGCTTGCCAAGCAGGTCACACAGATCTACATCTCCATAGGAGGGACC
This window encodes:
- a CDS encoding CPBP family intramembrane glutamic endopeptidase, coding for MDTQRFHPYLVLLALVAGAIAVVVGFSGNPQNDLGLFFSAGAEAAPIFLIATLAFLALDRPRLRPVVMVLTALFVLGLALVSWIFSIAPWFSVMDASEFPIEAAVPLLAGFFLASGAAVLCLLLYSMRLRRALARWVPIDPENFVHTTAFVVVAALALMPLIPLLVIGHPPLVDLIGDPSMSFNLSPSEAAKTNLYGLVWTLGGAFLAVGLFVKRSLPETLDRLGLVRPTLRSFLFAVAVGLGLVLVFGVVDHVIVAVWEYFGWYVTDEAYTEALFSAYLTPVTAVVAAIVAGVGEEVAVRGVLQPRFGILISALVFASLHAYQYAWDGVLSVFLAGLVFALLRARTSTTVSAVTHATYDLVLFSIMIMGIGGI
- a CDS encoding metallophosphoesterase, with amino-acid sequence MNLRLPDLKARYFVAIGLVICSPVLFTYMAWEGQTTSTTTLAVEGAPGGVIFIADPHLKESNLDHVRGMIQEINAMHPSVVLIGGDFVYGEDPDLSLQQVWREVDAPVYAVLGNHDYKSGVSAVSGMQKVLAISGTDRSVDGYDMSMLRDETTDTELADDLTAELESAGVHVLRNEYVDLDVDGTPLRIVGVDDGWAGMADPPDLPESDAFTIYLIHEPECRADWEADLILAGHTHGGQIMLPGVKELNDAGYLELSGLFQKDETPLYVSRGIGTSNLQTDLRLNDPPEIVVIAPAPEGMEVRAG
- the endA gene encoding tRNA-intron lyase; the encoded protein is MKARFDGTWLWLGQDGLSLYESGGYGRPGKGKLRLAPEEGLYLLVRRRIELPGYDFERLLQELSEDPVFFRRYLVYRDLRERGYALQTGPHDFRVFRRGERPGKGQSYYLVRVLAERDLVDFVRVTAEVETAGNMRKTYLIAAVDDEGELTYYEVKVDHIAGPEDETPAGKETTRGEAFGPVALVRTDTAPWIDMEGYGKPLDHERVMLSPAEVLYLMDEGRLALTEKGTPLGREAYQAVAAEVDSEITEKTALYTDLRRRGYAPKTGYKFGHHFRVYGGGVKHSLMLAHALPAGTTLTMAAISRSVRLAHSVKKKMLFGCVHNNDIRYIEFARIKM